The Streptomyces sp. NBC_01244 genome contains a region encoding:
- a CDS encoding CYTH domain-containing protein, translated as MAIEIEMRARFPKESHDQLVARLKADGEDLGNDDKHIYFYVLPDQLLKVTDNTAAGTAKITLKGSKIGQGPAFAETEFAIAPADVSAAVKVFNGLGFEAAMHEAFNFRHNYCFDGVEIAVKWSEAWGYHAEFELLLDDAASDAARDEATAKIMDVAAELGVTLMTEQELADFTAAFEAAEQERKEREQQTAPLR; from the coding sequence GTGGCCATCGAGATCGAGATGCGGGCCCGCTTCCCCAAGGAGTCCCACGACCAGCTGGTCGCCCGCCTGAAGGCGGATGGCGAGGACCTCGGCAACGACGACAAGCACATCTACTTCTACGTGCTGCCCGACCAGCTGCTGAAGGTCACCGACAACACCGCCGCAGGCACCGCCAAGATCACCCTCAAGGGGAGCAAGATCGGACAGGGACCCGCGTTCGCGGAGACGGAGTTCGCGATCGCTCCCGCCGACGTGTCCGCCGCGGTGAAGGTGTTCAACGGTCTCGGCTTCGAGGCCGCCATGCACGAGGCGTTCAATTTCCGGCACAACTACTGCTTCGACGGCGTCGAGATCGCGGTCAAGTGGAGCGAGGCGTGGGGATACCACGCCGAGTTCGAGCTGCTGCTCGACGACGCCGCCTCGGACGCCGCCCGCGACGAGGCAACGGCCAAGATCATGGATGTGGCGGCGGAGCTGGGCGTCACGCTGATGACCGAGCAGGAGCTGGCCGACTTCACCGCGGCCTTCGAGGCCGCCGAGCAGGAGCGGAAGGAGCGCGAGCAACAGACCGCGCCACTCAGGTAG
- a CDS encoding class I SAM-dependent methyltransferase — protein sequence MSNSGMPSVDLLGEQIASLLDDPATTHGLARGLRAAAREIELHRYHHTSRRAWPNGRIDLKPAKVQIGGGAHRIDGFFNIDAVPPADLLWDVREGIPLHDNTAQTLFSEHFLEHIDYPHSAKQYAIEAHRVLAPGGQIITGVPDAAFALSHYPGSLDASAEMIERWYAKRNCLGDINTQLDLVNLVFRDQDDDPTYTQHLWAYDHEKLVQLFTEAGFTTVEPWTFDPTMANPKRRWGSVYVIATK from the coding sequence ATGAGCAACTCCGGCATGCCCTCAGTCGACCTCCTCGGCGAGCAGATCGCCTCCCTCCTCGACGACCCGGCCACCACCCACGGGCTGGCCCGCGGCCTACGCGCCGCTGCCCGCGAGATCGAACTCCACCGCTACCACCACACGAGCCGGCGCGCCTGGCCCAACGGCCGCATCGACCTCAAGCCCGCCAAGGTCCAGATCGGCGGCGGCGCCCACCGGATCGACGGCTTCTTCAACATCGACGCCGTCCCGCCGGCCGACCTTCTCTGGGACGTCCGCGAGGGCATCCCCCTGCACGACAACACCGCCCAGACGCTGTTCTCCGAGCACTTCCTGGAGCACATCGACTACCCCCACTCGGCTAAGCAGTACGCCATCGAGGCCCACCGCGTCCTCGCGCCCGGCGGCCAGATCATCACGGGCGTCCCCGACGCCGCTTTCGCCCTCAGCCACTACCCCGGCTCCCTCGACGCCTCCGCCGAGATGATCGAGCGCTGGTACGCCAAGCGGAATTGCCTTGGGGACATCAACACCCAGCTCGACCTCGTCAACCTCGTCTTCCGCGACCAGGACGACGACCCCACGTACACCCAGCACCTATGGGCCTACGACCACGAGAAGCTCGTCCAGCTCTTCACCGAGGCTGGCTTCACCACCGTCGAGCCCTGGACCTTCGACCCCACCATGGCCAACCCGAAACGCCGCTGGGGCAGCGTCTACGTGATCGCGACGAAGTAG
- a CDS encoding ATP-binding protein, with protein MSQPLPPVSNLALAAIPNAVYWARCHTVDVLQRWHFPAEGTEVARLLVSELATNAIQHARPLGPPDAALPAPDTILLRLWPTPTGVVLQVGDNDPRPPTPQSPSDGALGGRGLLLTATMATRWGYHPRRPYPGKFVWAEVSARPTTALTELADGRLDTTPLLLGQVLTALREL; from the coding sequence ATGAGCCAGCCCTTGCCTCCCGTCAGCAATCTCGCGCTCGCAGCCATCCCGAACGCCGTCTACTGGGCCCGTTGCCACACCGTCGACGTACTCCAACGCTGGCACTTCCCCGCCGAAGGCACCGAGGTGGCCCGTCTTCTCGTCTCGGAGCTCGCAACCAACGCCATCCAACACGCACGTCCACTGGGGCCACCAGACGCCGCACTGCCCGCTCCGGACACAATCCTCCTGCGCCTCTGGCCAACCCCGACGGGCGTCGTCCTCCAGGTCGGCGACAACGACCCCCGCCCGCCGACGCCCCAGTCCCCCAGCGACGGCGCCCTGGGCGGCCGTGGCCTCCTGCTCACCGCAACCATGGCCACCCGCTGGGGCTACCACCCCCGCCGTCCCTACCCTGGCAAGTTCGTCTGGGCCGAGGTATCGGCCCGCCCTACGACCGCCCTCACTGAACTGGCTGATGGCCGACTCGATACGACCCCGCTCCTCCTCGGACAAGTCCTGACCGCCCTGCGGGAGCTCTAG